The Vespa velutina chromosome 2, iVesVel2.1, whole genome shotgun sequence sequence TTCACGGCGCTTCGACGACGAGAGAGGGCATCATGGTAACCGACGCTTTAGTTACTTCCGAAGCGTTTTACTTCGCTCGAATCGTATACGTTTCTCCTTAGAAAAGACATCGGAATCTATGGTCTGTCTCGGGAATAGATACACATAAGGATGGCAACTTTCCTATTTCTACTCTAATTGAAACGAGTCCATTTACTACGTTTCACTGtaactttcctttctctcgcttATTCCATGTAATAAGGAAACAACCGTGTACGATTTTGTTGGACAAGAGAGAAGATCAATTTGTCAGACTATCGAAAAgtcataatttaaaaaaaaaaaaaaaaaaaggaaaaaaaaaagaaaaaaacagaaaagaggaaaaaaatcaaatcacgTGGAcggatattattatgaaaaaaaagaaaaaaaaaaaataaaaaaaaaaaaaaaaaaaaccggagaagaaaaataataaacaaaaaatgactTATTTGATCGTAATAGAGCAGATCTTTTCATCGTAATTACGTATTCAATTCTCGTCTCTGAACGATACATTGCTCGACGTAATACCTGATGAAAGCACACTAtccaaaaagagagagagaaagagagagaaagagagagaaagagagagaaagagagagagagaaagacgtatATGCACTTGCTCGCAAGAGAATCGCTTGCGTAGGTGTGCATCGTTAAAACTAGCGCGTATCCAAATTTGACGTACGATTAGTAGGTATTTACCCGCAATTGGTCGGCCGTGCTTTTGGCTCGTTACAGTCCCAGTAGGAGGAATGTTAACGATTATCCTATTCGAAATGGTTCATTTCTCGTCAATCattgtctctctatctatatatttgaatCTCATCAcgaaccttctctctctctctctctctctctctttctcccctctttcATCTCTGTTTCTATTCCTCTATTTCTCGATAAGAGATATAGAGGATATATTTTGAAGGTGACTGTACACGCACGATTATACCCCGTGCCGACACGATGTAGGTTACAAACAGAGGGACGTGGGTATCGATTTCAGCGCGGTATGCACAAGAGCATTGTGGAATGTGCCTTATACGTTATATGCAGTTGCtggacttatatatatatacacatacacatatatatatatatatacataggtgtgtttgtgtttaccatatatatatatatatatgtatatatatatatatatctaacacAAATGCAAGAATACGTTACTACGCGTAAGTAAGAACATGAACGCGAGCAGATATTCATCTACATACGTAGAATGAAGTAAGAGAGCGTACTTACTGTACGGCCATTCGCTCATACGGAGTAAGCACGCGATAAGTTACTCCAACTTACAAAGCCTACTGCGATCTTGACGACACAGCGATATCACGTAACGACGTTGTTCCTTTATAACACATGCTCAcaaacacacgcacacgcacacacacatatatatatatgtatatatatgtgcatatgcatccatgcatacgtacattttctctctctttctttctctctctttttttcagtataccgattcttctttctcgatcaTCGAGACATCCTAAATGGTTGGTCGTTCCTTTATAAGCTGTAGAAATATCCGAGCGGAGAATACGTGTGATCGTTTAAAATCTTtacgtataataaaatcgtttgtatgtatgtgtgtgcctCGTCgtactatcgttatttatcGAACAATGTCGTATTGTTCGTCGAGAATAATcgttaagaattttataatattttataaaggatattatagtattatttttattaatataattattaagatataattatagttttatcgtaattaaaataagttCGCATTATTATAATGCGACGTGTAatcaatttgttaatattattatttttgaattgttattaatctttctttttttctgtctttcttttttattattattattattattattattattgtgacaATTGTTCTTTCCTGTTCTCATGAATGAAAGATAAGGTTCAAAGAAGTCTTCCACCGATATACGTATGCCGATAAGCAGAAAAAGAGTGACAGGGTCAAGATGAAGGTCGTCcgatgaaaagaagagaagcgGAGAGATACGGAAGCGTTTCTTACGCACGGGAATGATCCGGAGATCGATTTAACGTGAATCGATAACCCTTTGCGGCCGAAGGTGCTCTCTTACGAATTAAGTCACTTTCGAAAACTGACGCGTATTTCTACGAATCCTTAGCGATGGTAGATGaatgataagaaaacgaagagaaagggatGGATGATGGGGATACGCTCGTAGCTCGTAAgaggaacgataataaaaaaaaaaaaaaaaaagagaaaggtaaaaatatataagaggaaagaagaaagatgcaTTCTCGCGCGTACGTTCAAGGATTATCATTTCAATGTCGATCGTTTATAGTTTTCCCTTGctcgtatctttctttctttcttttttttttttttttttctttttctttttttaacgtcgTTTGAATATTTCGTCAATTAACTTAACTCGTGATTTGCATAGATGAAAGTTTTGGTCGATGCTCGTTTTTGATTTTTCCCATTGAATTCAAAGGTTCGATCCGATATCGATCTCAATTCGGGAGAGGACAAACGCAAGACAAGACGAAAGAATCTTAAACCTTCGTCACGACGAGCTCGTCGAGACTTTTACGGAGAAGAACAgggagataagaaaaatgatgcgATCGACGTAAcgtagggagaaaaaaaaaataaaagatggaaaaaggaaatagaaaaaaaaagaaaaaaaaaaaaaaaaaagaagaagaagaaaaaataaagaacaaagaatTCCGTAGTAAAGGTGCTTTCTTTCGGGGAAAAATTCTTTGCGTACTTTGCAAAACGATCGGAATTCCATACGTCCCTTTTCCCATTgttgttactttttatttcattctctttcttttctctttttgacattattttttttcgatttcgcTTAATTCACTTAACtcatatcgtaataatatccAATCGCGTCTAGGAGAATTTTTTCTGCTAATATCGATGCTCGCTgatcgaaaaatttgtatCGTACCAAGTTAATTGTCCAATGGGTCAAAGTTAAAAGAttgtcattgaaaatataagtaattgCATATAATGTGTATTAGAATGCGTATCAACAATGACGATCATATTTATGCGAAtaaattcgaagaagaaagaaaattgcgtGGAAAATTTGACTCGTCCCTAATAAATACTTAGCGTGCATTTGCGAGCTCATTATCCGCGAATCCCGTTAATACTCGATTTCTGTAATCAACAGGGACATTAATAtgcattttcaaataaatgcCGCTTGTCGAGTTTGGAAGACGCATTTCCGAGCGCTTTTACGTTGGATTTTCACGGAGGGATGACCGTTACGCGAATCGACCAGATCGCGTCATATTTACGCATTGAATTTCCGAAATTACGATTGCGGTGGGTTTGATTTACGCCACGTTTTCGAGCTATCCGCCGTTAGTCATATAACATTCCTCGTGCCTTCCCGAGTTCTTCCTCATTCCCCCTCCCGTACCAACCATCCCTCTCAATTTTCGCTATTATTTCCCATCCTTTCTCCTGCTCGCTCACTTCGCCCTCATTCTCTTTAACGCGtacgtatcatttttatataattaacttaattataaattgagATTACGAAAGTTGaaatggtaaaaaagaaaaaagaaaaaaaaacccgaTATCTAttccaaataaaaagaaagagaaagagagagagaaagagagagagagagagagagaaataaaaagtaacgaagatagaataattataatgttcgATTGTGTTATAAGaaataacagaaagaaaaaattggttATATGAGAATGCGACAGAAAAACTAGAAATTGACGTAATGTACGTGACGCGAATTGTTTGGACCAGTTTTACGGCACGCGCGCGTATCTACGAGACGTCACGATCGAAGGTGCGCAAATAACCTTTGAACCGAAAGAGAAGTAGGAGTATGCGCACAACAGAGTCGATTTCCGGTCCTCTGTGAATACGCACGAGACCGTACTAGGAAGCAGCTCTCTTCGGGAATACGAACGGGAATGAACGAAAATGAATTCGTTCAGTCGAATTTACATGGAATCGTAAATACAAGAGATTTTAGAACGTAAGAGAAAGACATTCAAACGGGTTTTTTGTTACCAGCGTCTATTTGCATCGAAAGCGAtacgtgctctctctctttctctctctctctctttctgtctctttcttaaaACGTAACTTTTCACATGAAACGaaggaattagaaaaaaaaaaaaaaaaaaaaaaaaaaaagaaaagaaaaaagttgatttcgattaaattttattttatctttagatTTTTgcagtgaaaaaaaatttacttttcccTGATCTAAAGATAAACTACCGATCAACCGATCATTTATGATTGCGCAAATCGAttgataattcataaaaaaaattatcgcgTTATCTATTAATAACAGTACAGATTGACTGTACAGAATGAATAATGAATaacttttaatgattaatgttTGAAAGAAAGTGTGTCAGAAATTTCTACGTTTTACAGCTTTATAGTGATAACATTATTTGCTTTTAATGATAACGATGCTCTTTTGTTGTCATCGAACTTGCCGACTTCGATTTTGTGGAAGACAATTATCAATCGCTTGTTTCGCGATCTATTGTCGTGAAATGATCTACATTTATGTAATTCTAAAACGGAGAAAACATTTAGAGGAAACTAAgaacgaggagagagagagagagagggaaagagaaaagtaggtGTTCGATAATAAAGgcagagaataagaaaaagatccttgaaaaggaagaaattgatCTCGTAGACGACGAGGTGAAAAGCGTTGTTCAGATCCAAAGCGCATTGAGATGCAAATACGCGTTAGCTAGCGTGATTTACGAGGGACAGACGTGTCCATAAGATGCGAGAGGAACGAGACAGAAGGAACGCTTCTGAGGTTCGAAGGTGTCCGAGGGACGGACAGATAAGATCTCTTCTCTAGCTATCTAGCACAATGCTCCGAGGATTTTATATACCGGTAGATATTCCTTCCCAAGGAAGAACGTACCTTCGATTTCCATCCTGAGCGAGTTCCTTTTCGTTCAGTTATAGAGAAAAACGAATCGTCGTTGTTGGCTAGAACGAATTCGATTTGGACTTGCTAGGGAggattcgattttctttcacgAAGAAAGTGATGTCAATTTTGAAACATTTCGAAATTACGAATGATCGATCGTGAATCCACGTATAATCAAATATGATAAAAGGGATCGTAAGTAAAATGATTAGAAAGAGTTCAAAAGATaatctgttattattattattattaatattattattattattatgtcctACCGCTCTCCCTCCCCcgcccctctctctatcttttcctcttttaacaAGAATATCACGATGCCAAACAATCAAAGTATTCAAATTTGAGATAAACTTTATTCGTAGGATTACAAACGATTTTATTCCCATTTACctagatgaattttttttcttcctttttataaattcacgTTAATTGGACGGCCTCGCCAGTATCAACGGAGTACTtcaattatatctaaatattacGAGTCCGTTGAGGCTCtgtcataaataaaaaaaaagtatacgatatatatatatatatatatatatatatatatatcacttttgaacgaaaaaaaaaacaaaaaagacagagagagagagagagagagagagagagaaaatacaaaagcaattattttatatcaggaAAATATGTAATTCTCTATTAACGAAATTACAAGACTTGGCgggttttataaatttttcggAGTCCATTGCAGTCCGAAATTTTCATCGCACcgatgttaaaataatttcaacctATATTCCCAACGGTGAAAGCGGAAAAACATGAAAATGGCTTACAGGAGAGACGAGGAAATTTCATCGAgtaatctttttcaaatttcatgGTTAGCCGATACGCTCGAactttcaaacgaataaaatattatcttttcgaaTTGACAACGAACGATCTACGGTCTCTAACGGAAGGATATGGAACGTTATCGATTTTGAAAATAGTATTGTACAACACGGTGAATATGTATACGTGATAATAACTAATCTCATTTACGATAACAGGATTATCTATCCGAtatctcgataaaaaataaattattattcataagcATAGTTCAAGTAGGATGTTTAAACATCTGGAACAGTCTCCGTTGTTTCTTGTGactttcattgaaatattaaaattttcatttgttccataaagttgctttttctttttcctttctttctttagtctCGTTACGAAGAACAAATTCAAGGGGTATACCGATGGTGCCTCAATATAATTCGTTATTAAATATCGTAGCGAATCATTTATCACGTCATCGTCAAATGTCACGTCGAAATCGCATTGTAAATCTAACGACTCAACGAGGTGTTATATTGtagttaaaaatgattattccgagctcataaaaattcattgcataaaacaatataatataaataataacgttgagAATATTATGGAAATGATTTACCGATAGAGAATACTGAGAATTCATACGATTTCAATCCATAATTTTTCAGGATAATAAAACTAACGTCTAACGTATaacgtaagaaagaaatttacgaagacataaacgaagaaacgatttTCTACGAccaattaaagaaaatcttcaATGCGTCTGCTTAGTCGTATTAAAATCGTATTCGCAAATAGATACTTGGCGCGAGAATAGCGTCGAGCGAAGATTTAAATAACTTCttgtcctcctccttcttctcctcctcctactactactgctgctccgcatccttctccttctcctgcTCCTATTACTACTCCTACTCCTACTCCTACTCCTTCTCATCTATTCCCCTCCCCTcccgcccccccccctctctctctctatcacaaCATAGCTTTCGTGGTCGACCCCGTCCGAGCATCGACGCGTAGATTACCGCGAGCGCAGAATTTTGCGAGCGGCAAGCCAAGCGTATTGACGCGGATTGCAGGCGCAGGGTAAATCGAGCAGACGGTGGCGTCGCGACGCCGGCTGCGCACGGCCATGCACCTCTCACCCTTaactttctctccctctcatacTCATGCGTGCGCGCGCTCGCGCTCCTATACGTTAGACCAAGCCTCGAGAAGAGTAGGGGAAATAGTGAGAgggaaaatttataaagagcGGAGGGCGACATTAGGGGGGTAGTAACGCCGATGGTTGTGGTATCGGTGGTGGTAAAgttggtagtggtagtagtgatGTCAAAGtagaagggagaaagggagggtTAGACTACTTGTTGCGCGTCGCGGCGCCCTCGTGACGGTCCGACGACGCCACCCATTTTCACAGTCTtcgaccaccaccaccaccaccaccactacccactactactaccaccaccaccactaccactacccacttctaccaccaccactaccaatATCACTACTACTATGCTATCTACCGTCGATGCTACTACGACCGACCATCGTCACCCCTTTTTCTCCTACCCCGAACGACCGATCCCACCTACAAAAATAGACGCATTGTCGCGACGCAACAGATATCATACGACTACGAGTACGATATCCTTCTCGCGAtgttatatgtttttatttgtcGTTCGTTCAAGGGAAAATATTAGTTTTAGAAAAATCTCAGATATGAGATAATATGAGATAATAAGGAAACGTAATTCtcacttataaatataatttggaTTAATGTGAATTAGTTGATTCGATCATTCGCGcctttttttgtcttcgttTCAACTTGTCGGCTATTTAAAtggtataaattatataataagagagaaatttcataaatttaagTTGACCGACCTGAATCTGATGTCCCGGATTACTAATGTGCAGTTGTTGCGCTTGATTGATCTGCAATGTAGAGGTACCAGGTCCCGAGGGAGGTCTTGGTGGTGTGGAGCTGGTAAAGGGTCCTTGAGATCCAGTTTGATTAGGACCACCGCTTTGCGATCCTCTCGGAGGTAGTGGATATCCTGGACTACCGTGATTCGGCATAGAGCCTGGACTTCCATAAGGAGAATATTGTTGTTTATAGCCACCACTTGGTCCCAGCATACTCGGCTTACCACCCGCGTTTGGTTGCGATCTCTTCATGTCCGGCAAGCCGGGGGCAAATTGTGTTTGGGAACTGACGAACATGTCGTTTGTTTGTTGACTTTGGAAACCGGTTGCGCCATTGTTCTTGTGATACGATCCGGTACCAGATCCTGGAGTTTGATTTTGTCCACCCGGAGGTGCTGTGCTTCCTGGACTACCCAAATAGTCCGAAGCTCCGGTAAATTGAGAAAATTCGGCATAAGGTGATCTAGCCGCTGGTCCTCTAGCAGCCGCCGCAGCTGCGGCTGCCGCTGCTGTCGGATTGAAACCGCCAAGGCCTAGCTGCTGACTCTTGTGCTGATGCTGCTCGGCCATCTGTTTGAGCGTCTGAGCTGCCGGGCTCATTTCGGACTTAAAGTCTAGACCGGAGTAAGGTAGTCGGGCGGGGGAATACTGAGAGGAGGCGAGCGCACTTGGACTGGAATTGGCAGGTAACGCGTTGCCGTTATTGGCGGTCGTACCGTTATTCACaccgttgttattattactgttcccatgttgctgctgctgttgttgctgttgctgttgttgctgttgttgctgttgatgGTGAATAGTATCCTTGTCGTCTTCGATCTTGATCTGTCCGTTGTTCGGAGGCATTCCATTGTTATTAGGATTATTTCCATTAGTTACAGCAGCTACGGCCGCTGCGGTTGCGACAGCGGCAGCATTCGCGACGGCAGCTGCCGCGTTGTTCGCCAACGCGTCTACGCTCTTGTCCTCAAAATCAAAGTCTTTCATGAATTCCGGATGGAAATCCGAAATTTCCGAGATGAGATCTTTAAAAGCGTCCGACGTAATGATCTCGTCGCCGGTGTCGTCACCCATGAAATCAGAAAAGCCAGGGAAACCGGCTCCGTTCACTGCCGCGTCCTTTTCCAATGCGGCGGCGCACTGTTCAAGATCGACGAATTCGTTATCGGGTTCTTGTTTGCACTCGACGAGATTAGCGATGTCGACGCAACCGATTCCATCCGTGGCACCTGCGGCGCCAGCACCACCAGGGCCGCCTGGACCACCAGCTCCACCGGTTCCGTTTCCCGGCTGTGTCCTAACATtcccaccacctccaccaccgccaccgcctCCAGttccgccaccgccgccgttCGGGTCCGGCTTAGGCGAGGACGAGGCGTTCAATAAATCGCTTTTCACGGAAGCGTTCGTCAATGCCTTTACCGTCACGTTCGTCGATATTTGCTGTGCCTGAGAGTTCGCGGCCGAGGTCGTGAACTCCAGTTGTTGAACGATCTCGACGGAGAACTTGGTCAGACCTTCGTTTCCACccccaccaccgccaccaccacctccaccggTTCCGCCGCCACCTCCGCCTCCGCCAGCTCCGCTACCTGGTCCGTTCGGACCCGTCGAGTTCGCACCGTTTCCGGGCTGATGCTGCCCGTGGCCGTGGTGAGGCCCACCACCTCCGGctccgcctcctcctcctccgccacCGCTGGTAAGCTGCGCTTGATGCTGATGCTGGGCTTGCGTGCATTGTAGCTTTACCGGTGGCTCGCCGAATCCTCCGTCGCCTCCGCCACCCCCGCTTGCCTCCAACTCCTCGGCCGTTCTCTTTAAGAATTTCTGCTGCTGGAACAAGAATAAATTACGATTGATATCGATTTCATTTTCCAAAGCAGAGattcgatataaacgatacaCGCCCAATATCGTCGCTACGGAAATggtcgaattattattatttcttcaattgGAAAGTACTAATTAAATCTCCAATTTCTGTATAATGGAATCCATGAATTACGTACGTAGGTTGTAACGTAATCATATATCGAATCTGTGTTTATCGaactcgttcgttcgcgtATCGAAGCGCGCGGACGTTAAAgcgaaatacaaatatttatacaccCTGGTATTTTCCATATTCTGTCCGATGgactttaaaaaataaaaatgattttatgatACATTTTTTGATGAGAGGGTGGACGggagaaagaacaaacaaacaaacaaacaaacaaaaaaaaagcaaagaagaaaaatgaaagaagataacACATTCCCTGTATAACTTACGGtcattaaatttctaataatgtttcattattaCGTGAAGTTaatgaagtaaaataaagCTCTGAAAGAAGGTACCATCTTCTTTGCGATCGGGTCAAAAAGAAGCGGCGGCGCGTTTAGCTTGCTGGTACTTCGTGCTTTTTACTCGTCACGAAGGTAGTCCGCAACCGGTTAGTGCAGGATACTTAACTCCCGATCCGCAGAGTCAAACAACGCGGTGTCCACGGCTCTCGTGGCAAAGTCGTTTCacagacttttttttttccaattaacCTGACAATTTCTCACCGTACCTGTCAATACCTTTTCAAAGCTTTTTCTACCAACTATCTTTGTACAAAGAAAAGGGACATTCGCGTTCCTCTCCGTCGACCACCGGTGGGAATCAACTAACCACTACTGATCGTTTCAACTTCGGAATCCTGATTCCTTGCATGACACGTAAATCTCGGtcgttagaaagaaaatggtgtgccttttattatctttcgattGTTCTCCCACTTGTCCTTCGCGCATATGCACGCGTATTGAATATTTACGTGAAACTTATCCTTGACGAAcctctaattttttattaaaaagctcgattatttattatcggtgataataaaaatttcaattttttttttcattaaaaaaaaaaaaaaagagaaaaaaaaaaagaaaaaaaattaatttaacaaatttaaaatcattgaagTATTAAAAGTTCATCACTTTGTCGAACTATTTTACATCATTTACGATgttaatatgaaatagaacagaaaagagatttttttttttttttttttttttttttaaatatacacgtTTTGCCATATCATCAGGACAATAGATGGGTCACGTCGAAATAG is a genomic window containing:
- the LOC124957614 gene encoding neurogenic protein mastermind-like isoform X3, translated to MEAGGLLPRQPSQGPPGIAPASISVCVGQGPNATTASIHDLNAVGQLSVTSQQQLQLQQQMGQAPGMGEVLTPKRQAVVDRLRRRIESYRRRQTDCVPRFDQSFNGLCEQNIQDTLVLKQRFLESKAKRQAKKTDKKQAEQPVGLSSVHVQQKFLKRTAEELEASGGGGGDGGFGEPPVKLQCTQAQHQHQAQLTSGGGGGGGGAGGGGPHHGHGQHQPGNGANSTGPNGPGSGAGGGGGGGGTGGGGGGGGGGGNEGLTKFSVEIVQQLEFTTSAANSQAQQISTNVTVKALTNASVKSDLLNASSSPKPDPNGGGGGTGGGGGGGGGGNVRTQPGNGTGGAGGPGGPGGAGAAGATDGIGCVDIANLVECKQEPDNEFVDLEQCAAALEKDAAVNGAGFPGFSDFMGDDTGDEIITSDAFKDLISEISDFHPEFMKDFDFEDKSVDALANNAAAAVANAAAVATAAAVAAVTNGNNPNNNGMPPNNGQIKIEDDKDTIHHQQQQQQQQQQQQQQQQHGNSNNNNGVNNGTTANNGNALPANSSPSALASSQYSPARLPYSGLDFKSEMSPAAQTLKQMAEQHQHKSQQLGLGGFNPTAAAAAAAAAARGPAARSPYAEFSQFTGASDYLGSPGSTAPPGGQNQTPGSGTGSYHKNNGATGFQSQQTNDMFVSSQTQFAPGLPDMKRSQPNAGGKPSMLGPSGGYKQQYSPYGSPGSMPNHGSPGYPLPPRGSQSGGPNQTGSQGPFTSSTPPRPPSGPGTSTLQINQAQQLHISNPGHQIQVSAGQHMQLTGDLKPGVSVAAQQGMYFNQQQAPNQSGPGQADTYCSVSQSQTINFTQQSLRQRAAAAAAAAGGVPQAGAATGARGHPQQVPPNQVDQHQHAKILQQQQLMRAQQVMQQQQHMAGGMGGVRPPPPEYKAAAQAQMMHAGIGMGQQARFPNPGPMRRVTQQPMPPSGPMMRPQMAQQQQQQALHAAGGNMYMGSGNMAAISGMHQMHQRLGYPRTNNQRPPNVSVGPPDGLGNSIAGRGAQQEWRHVLMQQQGFQAQMRSQFNQQSHQGGFGMGGAGGMQINAAQMQHQQLIRSQSGGIANSGITNSTQMQQLLSQQHQQQTLAMQQNNNQMSLQMQMSQSSTVNSVSSTGTASPLHPHQQYGAGSPGVRSLSQQHTQPPPTTTDPSVAAADFSLEFLENLPAGDTSNFSAQELLNSLDSTAGFNLDILRGRRKYQEQE
- the LOC124957614 gene encoding neurogenic protein mastermind-like isoform X4 encodes the protein MMQQKFLKRTAEELEASGGGGGDGGFGEPPVKLQCTQAQHQHQAQLTSGGGGGGGGAGGGGPHHGHGQHQPGNGANSTGPNGPGSGAGGGGGGGGTGGGGGGGGGGGNEGLTKFSVEIVQQLEFTTSAANSQAQQISTNVTVKALTNASVKSDLLNASSSPKPDPNGGGGGTGGGGGGGGGGNVRTQPGNGTGGAGGPGGPGGAGAAGATDGIGCVDIANLVECKQEPDNEFVDLEQCAAALEKDAAVNGAGFPGFSDFMGDDTGDEIITSDAFKDLISEISDFHPEFMKDFDFEDKSVDALANNAAAAVANAAAVATAAAVAAVTNGNNPNNNGMPPNNGQIKIEDDKDTIHHQQQQQQQQQQQQQQQQHGNSNNNNGVNNGTTANNGNALPANSSPSALASSQYSPARLPYSGLDFKSEMSPAAQTLKQMAEQHQHKSQQLGLGGFNPTAAAAAAAAAARGPAARSPYAEFSQFTGASDYLGSPGSTAPPGGQNQTPGSGTGSYHKNNGATGFQSQQTNDMFVSSQTQFAPGLPDMKRSQPNAGGKPSMLGPSGGYKQQYSPYGSPGSMPNHGSPGYPLPPRGSQSGGPNQTGSQGPFTSSTPPRPPSGPGTSTLQINQAQQLHISNPGHQIQVSAGQHMQLTGDLKPGVSVAAQQGMYFNQQQAPNQSGPGQADTYCSVSQSQTINFTQQSLRQRAAAAAAAAGGVPQAGAATGARGHPQQVPPNQVDQHQHAKILQQQQLMRAQQVMQQQQHMAGGMGGVRPPPPEYKAAAQAQMMHAGIGMGQQARFPNPGPMRRVTQQPMPPSGPMMRPQMAQQQQQQALHAAGGNMYMGSGNMAAISGMHQMHQRLGYPRTNNQRPPNVSVGPPDGLGNSIAGRGAQQEWRHVLMQQQGFQAQMRSQFNQQSHQGGFGMGGAGGMQINAAQMQHQQLIRSQSGGIANSGITNSTQMQQLLSQQHQQQTLAMQQNNNQMSLQMQMSQSSTVNSVSSTGTASPLHPHQQYGAGSPGVRSLSQQHTQPPPTTTDPSVAAADFSLEFLENLPAGDTSNFSAQELLNSLDSTAGFNLDILRGRRKYQEQE